The genomic region CTGCCCTCCGGGTGGCGATCGTGGTCGGTGTGGTGGCCGGAATCCTGCTCACCGCCCTCGGCCCGGCCACGGTGACCGGGCTGCTGCCGTACTTCACCATCCAGAGCAACGTCGCGGTCGGGCTGGTCGCCGGGTACGCCGCCGCGCGGGCGTGGCGGGACCGGCCCGATCCGCCCCCGGCGCTCACGGGCGCGGTCACCCTCTACATCACCATCACCGGCGTGGTGTACCACCTGGTGCTGGCGAACCCGGCCAGCCCCTTCGCCATACCGCAGCCCGACCGCGCCCTGGGCGAGGCGCTGGGCAACCAGTTCCTGCACACCGTGGTGCCGATGCTCGCCATCGCGAACTGGGCGCTCGTCGACCGACGAGGTCGGCTGCGCCCGCGGTACGCGGCCTGGTGGCTGGCCTTCCCGCTGGGTTACCTGGCGTTCGCGCTGCTGCGCGGGCTCGTGGTGCACGGCTACCCCTATCCGTTCCTCGACGCCGGCGAGTTGGGCTACGGCGGAGTGGCGCTCAGCGCGGCCTTCTTCGCGGTGACGTTCTGGCTGCTCGGGCTGCTCTTCGTCGGCGCCGACCGGCTCCTCGCCAGGGCCGCGCCGGCGGTCGCGGCGCCGTCCGGGTCCGCGCCGGCCGATGTGGACCGGCATCGCGAGCAGTCCGCCGCCGACGACCGCGACGGCGCACCGCGCCCGGCCGCCGGCGGCGCCGTCCGGGCCTCCGGCGGCCAGGAGTGACCCTCGCCCTCGACCGGGCGGTCGACCAGCTGTACGCGGTGTTCCGCCGCCACCCGCGCCCGAGCCGGATGGGGTACTGCGCGCACTGCGTGGCGCCGGCCGAGGTGGCGGTGCTGCTCGACACGCCGCTGCGCGCGCTCACCGGT from Micromonospora sp. WMMD812 harbors:
- a CDS encoding Pr6Pr family membrane protein, with amino-acid sequence MTLRRRAAAALRVAIVVGVVAGILLTALGPATVTGLLPYFTIQSNVAVGLVAGYAAARAWRDRPDPPPALTGAVTLYITITGVVYHLVLANPASPFAIPQPDRALGEALGNQFLHTVVPMLAIANWALVDRRGRLRPRYAAWWLAFPLGYLAFALLRGLVVHGYPYPFLDAGELGYGGVALSAAFFAVTFWLLGLLFVGADRLLARAAPAVAAPSGSAPADVDRHREQSAADDRDGAPRPAAGGAVRASGGQE